One genomic segment of Anticarsia gemmatalis isolate Benzon Research Colony breed Stoneville strain chromosome Z, ilAntGemm2 primary, whole genome shotgun sequence includes these proteins:
- the LOC142986090 gene encoding uncharacterized protein LOC142986090: protein MPFRKRMKGLRVENLIAKGTMEHDHKAMSEFQWDCVTRLNATIQLEQETYLAQHPELMAMLTCLLGDLCNKSRKKEILKDAALHFTRPEEIIDKEIREFLNVPPNKPYNYSEEEVPELNVSNLDEDLVEIVFRHYPQLCLVPPPTVYSTPNTMSSSFASVVTSQTTLPTPEPIPTPEPTTSELFYKLVSNTVDKAIYSRVTDELVTYDTAYVELMKAVEEAMEIPVIEIKEDIAELFYNAYNMFEFLLDEKARVAAEIAWEKRMRKKLKRTLRRQKNFKGYETPPSGSDSSSHPSYKEPMPRPCKCHPQFRYNRYPKDRFGIYLPRPQKFSDRNLTTTPNISMEELTEPEEDIDTKSAASAKTSEKSSTKKKTVTVKSH, encoded by the exons ATGCCGTTCCGTAAAAGAATGAAGGGGTTACGAGTAGAAAACCTGATCGCGAAAGGAACAATGGAGCACGATCATAAGGCGATGTCCGAATTTCAGTGGGACTGTGTCACAAGGTTGAATGCAACCATACAGTTGGAGCAAGAGACGTATCTAGCTCAACATCCGGag ctcatGGCGATGTTAACTTGCTTGCTGGGTGACTTATGTAATAAATCGAGAAAAAAGGAAATCTTAAAGGATGCTGCACTACATTTTACGAGACCAGAAGAAATTATTGATAAAGAGATAAGAGAATTCCTCAATGTGCCTCCAAATAAGCCCTATAATTAT TCTGAAGAAGAGGTGCCTGAACTGAACGTATCGAACTTAGATGAAGACTTAGTTGAGATAGTATTCCGTCACTATCCTCAATTGTGCCTGGTGCCTCCTCCCACTGTGTATTCTACTCCTAACACCATGTCCTCGTCATTCGCTTCTGTAGTTACATCGCAGACTACACTACCTACTCCAG AACCTATACCGACACCCGAACCTACTACATCAGAGTTGTTCTACAAGCTTGTATCAAACACTGTAGACAAGGCTATTTACTCTCGAGTGACAGACGAGCTTGTAACATACGACACTGCCTATGTCGAGTTAATGAAGGCAGTCGAAGAGGCCATGGAAATACCGGTCATAGAAATTAAGGAAGACATTGCAGAACTTTTCTACAATGCTTATAATATGTTTGAATTTTTACTCGATGAGAAGGCTAGAGTTG CTGCTGAAATTGCTTGGGAGAAGAGAATGAGAAAGAAGTTGAAAAGGACATTAAGACGACAGAAGAATTTCAAAG gttATGAGACTCCACCTTCTGGCAGCGACAGTTCTTCGCACCCAAGCTATAAAGAACCGATGCCGAGACCTTGCAAGTGTCATCCACAATTTCGGTACAACCGGTATCCAAAG GATCGCTTTGGCATCTATCTTCCGCGGCCTCAGAAGTTCAGCGACCGCAACTTGACAACAACACCCAACATCTCTATGGAAGAACTGACCGAACCAGAAGAAGATATCGATACTAAAAGCGCAGCAAGCGCCAAAACAAGTGAGAAATCTTCGACTAAGAAGAAAACGGTCACTGTTAAGTCGCACTAA
- the LOC142986469 gene encoding uncharacterized protein LOC142986469: protein MPHRLIKGIDGDLREGYVGSLGYIREDPDAVTLCQVKCAQRIAKTIQREQENYLTRHPEIIAMLKLFVAKKKQTYLKNVVVDMGNYFTRPVEEIDKEVRQFLDSPPNGPYVSEQKEVFNDIDLYPDIVDIIRYYYPPGPLEVRLEQDSLYTTSSSFASARTSSTTLPTPEPIPTPPLTTSQVFSTLISNTVDKAFFSRVTEEALKYDTAYVEIKKAVEEAMEITVVEIKEDIAELYHTAYQMFELDIQEKERIAASIAWEKRMRKKLKKTLRKQKNFKGYETPPSKSELSSHPSYAIPMPRPCPCLNLGSYNRYPKDRFGIYLPNENKFNKETITVTPILPGTGEPVVIERDAKRNKRNID from the exons ATGCCGCACCGTCTTATAAAGGGTATAGATGGAGACTTGAGGGAGGGGTACGTGGGGTCTTTGGGGTATATACGCGAAGATCCTGATGCTGTGACGCTGTGTCAAGTAAAATGCGCTCAGAGAATCGCGAAGACTATTCAGAGGGAACAGGAGAATTACCTGACACGACATCCAGAG ATAATCGCTATGTTGAAACTATTCGTAGCTAAAAAAAAGCAAACGTATTTAAAGAACGTGGTTGTAGACATGGGCAATTATTTCACAAGACCAGTGGAGGAAATTGATAAGGAAGTGAGACAGTTCCTCGACTCACCACCGAATGGACCTTATGTTTCG GAACAAAAAGAAGTATTCAACGATATTGATTTGTATCCGGACATTGTTGATATAATTAGGTATTACTATCCACCGGGGCCTTTAGAAGTTCGTCTCGAGCAAGACTCGTTGTATACCACGTCTTCGTCCTTTGCCTCTGCACGAACATCTTCAACTACCCTACCTACTCCAG AACCAATACCGACGCCCCCACTCACGACGTCACAGGTATTCTCCACATTGATCTCAAACACAGTGGACAAGGCTTTCTTCTCTCGAGTGACAGAAGAGGCCTTGAAATATGACACCGCCTACGTTGAAATAAAGAAGGCCGTTGAGGAAGCTATGGAAATAACAGTTGTAGAAATCAAAGAAGATATCGCTGAACTGTATCATACTGCGTATCAAATGTTTGAGCTTGATATACAAGAGAAGGAAAGGATAG ctgCTAGTATTGCATGGGAGAAAAGAATGAGAAAGAAGTTGAAGAAGACATTAAGAAAGCAAAAGAACTTCAAAG GTTATGAAACTCCACCATCAAAGAGTGAGCTGTCGTCTCATCCAAGTTACGCGATACCAATGCCGCGGCCCTGTCCGTGTCTTAACTTGGGCTCTTACAATAGGTACCCTaag GATCGCTTCGGTATTTACCTGCcaaacgaaaataaatttaacaaggAGACTATTACTGTAACGCCTATTTTACCTGGAACCGGTGAACCAGTAGTTATAGAGAGAGATGCCAAAAGGAATAAGCGTAATATTGACTAA